A genome region from Purpureocillium takamizusanense chromosome 8, complete sequence includes the following:
- the CUT1 gene encoding Cutinase (COG:G~CAZy:CE5~EggNog:ENOG503P2ER) — protein sequence MVRLFNLASTKCPNAKVVAGGYSQGAALTAASIRDLDAGVRGKIVGAVLFGYTKNMQNKGQIPNYPSDRLEVFCADGDLVCTGTLIVTPAHLSYGDEAAEEAPHFLIERIRASR from the exons ATGGTTCGCCTCTTCAACCTGGCAAGCACCAAGTGTCCCAATGCCAAGGTAGTAGCCGGCGGATACAG TCAAGGGGCCGCGCTCACGGCTGCATCTATTCGAGACCTGGACGCCGGCGTTAGAGGTAAGATTGTCGGCGCGGTGCTCTTCGGCTACACCAAGAATATGCAAAACAAGGGACAGATCCCCAACTACCCCAGCGATCGTCTCGAGGTCTTttgcgccgacggcgacctggtTTGCACGGGAACGCTGATAGTTACGCCTGCTCACCTTTCCtatggcgacgaggctgctgAAGAGGCTCCGCACTTCCTCATCGAGCGTATTAGGGCCAGTAGATGA